TCTGGGAGCGGCCATGAAGCGTCGTAAGTTCGACCTGGCGGCGACGCCGGGCAAGGCCGCGGCGGGAGTGGACGACCGCTTCCAGGTGGCCACCCCGCTGCGCCGGCTGCTGAACAAGGTCTTCCCGGACCACTGGTCCTTCCTGTTGGGCGAGATCGCGCTGTTCTCGTTCATCGTGCTGCTGTTGACCGGTGTGTTCCTGACCTTCTTCTTCGAGCCGGCGATGACCGAGGTGGTCTACGACGGCAGCTACGCCCCGTTGCAGGGCACGCCGATGTCCGCCGCGTACGCCTCCAGCCTGGACCTGTCGTTCGACGTCCGGGGCGGTCTGGTGATGCGGCAGATGCACCACTGGGCGGCGCTGCTGTTCATGGCCTCGATCGTCGTGCACATGCTGCGGGTCTTCTTCACCGGTGCCTTCCGCAAGCCGCGGGAGACCAACTGGATCATCGGCTCGCTGCTGTTCTGGGTCGGCTTCCTGGCCGGCTTCACCGGTTACTCGCTGCCGGACGACGGCCTGTCCGGCACGGGCCTGCGGATCGCCTCGGCGATCATGCTGTCCATCCCGGTGATCGGCTCCTGGCTCACGTCGTCGATCTTCGGTGGCGAGTTCCCCGGCACGATCATCATCAGCCGGTTCTTCATCGCCCACGTGCTGCTCATCCCGGCTCTGCTCGTCGCCCTGATCAGCGTCCACCTGGGCCTGGTCTTCAAGCAGAAGCACACCCAGTGGCCCGGCCCCGGGCGGACCAACGCGAACGTGGTCGGCGAGCGGTTCTTCCCGCGGTACGCGCTCAAGCAGGGCGGCTTCTTCATGGTCGTCTTCGGCGTCATCGCGCTGATGGGCGGTCTGTTCCAGATCAACCCGATCTGGCTGTTCGGCCCGTACGAGGCATGGGTGGTCTCGGCCGCCAGCCAGCCGGACTGGTACGTCATGTTCCTCGACGGCTCGACCCGACTCATGCCGGCCTGGGAGATCCCCATTCCGATCGGCGACGGGTACGTGATCCCGCCGCTGTTCTGGCCGACGGTCGTGCTGCCCGGCATCCTGGTGGGCCTGTCGACGATGTACCCGTTCCTGGAGGCTCGGCACCTCAAGGACCGCAAGAGCCACAACCTGCTCCAGCGGCCCCGGGACGTTCCGGCCCGGACCGCGGTGGGCGCCATGGCGGTGGCCTTCTACATCGTGCTGACGCTCTCCGGTGCCAACGACGTGATCGCCGACAAGTTCCAGATCAGCCTGAACGCGATGACCTGGGCCGGCCGGATCGGCCTGCTGGTGGTTCCGCCGCTGGCGTACTACATCACCTACCGGCTCTGCCTGGGTCTGCAGCAGCACGACCGGGAGGTGCTCGCGCACGGCGTGGAGACCGGCATCATCCGGCGCCTGCCGGACGGGCGGTTCATCGAGGTGCACCAGCCGCTCAGCGCGGCGAACGGGCACGCGGACGGTCACGGCGAACTGGAGTACGTCGGCTGGGTGGTGCCCAAGAAGATGAACCGGCTCGGGGCTCTCGGCCCGGCCATCCGGGGCTTCTTCTACCCGATCGAGAAGCCGGCCGAGGCGCCGGTCTCGCCGGGCCACCCGCCGGTCGAGGCCCGGCCCGAGCGCGAGGAGATCAGCAGCGGCGAGAGCCGCCACTGATCCCCCGACCGCACCGTCACGTGGCGCCCGCCGGAATTCCGGCGGGCGTCACTGTCGTATCCGTGTCCACCGCCCATCCGACCAGGAGTGGGACGGCCACGGCGCGACCGGTAGACCCCGCGCGACGGGCGATCGCAGGAATAACCCCGGTGAGCCGGGTATCCGTGCGGTCCAACGTCTCAAGGGGGGGAAGCATGTTGGGTATCAAACGCCTCGGCCTGTTGGCCGCGCTGGTACTGGTCGGTGTCGCGCCGGCCGCGGCCGCGCAGGCCGCGGCACAGCCGTCAACGCAGGACACCCAGTATCTGCAGGCGGTGCACCAGGTCAACCTGTTCGAAATCACCGCCGGTGACCTGGCCCAGCAGAAGGGCCAGGACCAGGGGGTCAAGGACCTGGGTGCGATGTTGAAGACCGATCACACCCAGCTGGACCAGACGGTGCAGCAGACCGCGTCCCAGCTCGGGGTGGAGCTGCCGAACGAGCCCAGCGCCGATCAGCAGGCCGTCATCGACCAGCTGAACAACGCCAGCGGCAAGGAGTTCGACCGGCTGTGGGTGACCAGCGAGCTGGCCGGTCACGTCCAGGCCATCCAGGCCACCCAGACGGAGATCTCGCAGGGCTCCGAGCAGTCGGTGGTCCAGCTGGCCCAGACCGCCCTGCCGATCTTGCAGACGCACTACGACGAGCTGGTTCAGCTCGCCAACCAGCTCGGCATTCCGGTCCCGCAGACCAGCGCCAGCGGTACGCCCAGCCCGGGTGGCACTGGCACCGAGTCGCCGGCTCCGGGTGGCACCGGCACCGAGTCGCCGGCTCCGGGCACCGGCACCGAGTCGCCGGCTCCGGGCGGCGGCACCACCGAGACGCCGGCTCCCAGCGAGAGCTGACGTAGGCAGCAGACGGCCGGCCCACCCGCGCGGTGGGCCGGCCGCCGTGCGTTCGGCGCCCGTGGGTCAGTCGGCGCTGGCCAGGCCGATCGCGAACGCCTCCTCCAGGTCGTGCTGGGAGTACGCCCGGAACGCGATGTGCGACTCGGTGTTCAGCACACCGGGCACCTTGGAGATGCTGCCCGCGATGACCTGGGCGATCTGGTCGAACTCACGGACCCGGACGATGGCGATGAGGTCGACGTGCCCGGCCACCGAGTAGACCTCGCTGACGCCGGGGAGGTTGGCCAGGTTCTCCGCCACCTCGGGGATCGCATCGGTGGCGCAGTCGATCAGCACGATCGCGGTGATCACGGGACATTTCTCCGTTCGTC
Above is a window of Micromonospora coriariae DNA encoding:
- the qcrB gene encoding cytochrome bc1 complex cytochrome b subunit, translated to MKRRKFDLAATPGKAAAGVDDRFQVATPLRRLLNKVFPDHWSFLLGEIALFSFIVLLLTGVFLTFFFEPAMTEVVYDGSYAPLQGTPMSAAYASSLDLSFDVRGGLVMRQMHHWAALLFMASIVVHMLRVFFTGAFRKPRETNWIIGSLLFWVGFLAGFTGYSLPDDGLSGTGLRIASAIMLSIPVIGSWLTSSIFGGEFPGTIIISRFFIAHVLLIPALLVALISVHLGLVFKQKHTQWPGPGRTNANVVGERFFPRYALKQGGFFMVVFGVIALMGGLFQINPIWLFGPYEAWVVSAASQPDWYVMFLDGSTRLMPAWEIPIPIGDGYVIPPLFWPTVVLPGILVGLSTMYPFLEARHLKDRKSHNLLQRPRDVPARTAVGAMAVAFYIVLTLSGANDVIADKFQISLNAMTWAGRIGLLVVPPLAYYITYRLCLGLQQHDREVLAHGVETGIIRRLPDGRFIEVHQPLSAANGHADGHGELEYVGWVVPKKMNRLGALGPAIRGFFYPIEKPAEAPVSPGHPPVEARPEREEISSGESRH
- a CDS encoding DUF4142 domain-containing protein; translation: MLGIKRLGLLAALVLVGVAPAAAAQAAAQPSTQDTQYLQAVHQVNLFEITAGDLAQQKGQDQGVKDLGAMLKTDHTQLDQTVQQTASQLGVELPNEPSADQQAVIDQLNNASGKEFDRLWVTSELAGHVQAIQATQTEISQGSEQSVVQLAQTALPILQTHYDELVQLANQLGIPVPQTSASGTPSPGGTGTESPAPGGTGTESPAPGTGTESPAPGGGTTETPAPSES
- a CDS encoding Lrp/AsnC family transcriptional regulator — translated: MITAIVLIDCATDAIPEVAENLANLPGVSEVYSVAGHVDLIAIVRVREFDQIAQVIAGSISKVPGVLNTESHIAFRAYSQHDLEEAFAIGLASAD